A portion of the Cervus elaphus chromosome X, mCerEla1.1, whole genome shotgun sequence genome contains these proteins:
- the TMSB4X gene encoding thymosin beta-4 — protein sequence MSDKPDMAEIEKFDKSKLKKTETQEKNPLPSKETIEQEKQAGES from the exons ATGTCTGACAAGCCCGATATGGCGGAGATTGAGAAGTTCGATAAGTCGAAATTGAAGAAAACGGAAACGCAAGAGAAAAACCCACTGCCTTCGAAAGAAA CGATTGAACAGGAGAAGCAAGCAGGCGAGTCGTAA